GGACTTTTTGCGACCCTGTCAAGATTGAGGGGGAAAACGATCATATCAGCACCGCCCTGCAAAATGGCTCGATGAAGCTTTTTGAGAGGTTGTCAAAAATGACTATGCCCAGGGTCGCCCGGATAGGGGTCGCTTTCGCCGCGGGTCCCGCCGCCGTATCGGTGCTTCTGCTCTTGTCGGGACTTGTTGTCCCCGGAGCCGTGGCCGGTGTTGTGGCCCTTGCGGTGCTCCTTTTCTTTCGTGATCCCGAGCGGATCGCAACGGTCGCCGACGGGGACCTCCTGTCGCCCGCCGACGGCCGTATCGTGGCCGTGGACACCGGGGAGGAGAACAGGTTCCTGGGCGCCCCGGCGCTGAGGATCAGCGTTTTCATGAGTGTTTTCAACGTTCATGTCAACCGGATCCCCGCCGACGGCACGGTCCTTTCCGTCAGGCACGTTCCAGGCGGGTTCGCCATGGCCCACCTGGACGATGTCGGGGTCATCAACGAGAGGACCGAGATCCACATGGAGGACGAAAAGGGACGGCAGTCCCTCATGGTACAGGTGGCAGGTCTGGTGGCCAGGAGGATCATCTGCCGTCTGCGGGCGGGTGACGAGGTGAGGCGGGGCGAAAGGTTCGGCCTTATCTGCTTCGGTTCACGGGTGGACCTGTACATTCCGACCGAGGCGATCCCCAACGTGAAGCTGGGAGACAGGGTCACCGCGGGCAGAACCGTTCTCGCGAGACTGGTATGAGCATGGAAAAGGACCGACAGGCACGCGGCAGGAGGGCGATCTACCTCCTGCCCAACATGATCACCACCATGTCCCTTTTTTCCGGGTTCGTGTCGGTCATCTCCTCCCTGGACGGGGAGTACATGAGGGCGGCCCTGGCCATCATCATCGCCGGTGTGTTCGACGCTTTGGATGGACGCATCGCGAGGCTGACGCGGACCTCGTCCCTTTTCGGCGTCCAGTATGACAGCCTGTCCGACTCCTTCGCCTTCGGGGCGGCTCCGGCGGTGCTCATGTACACGGCGGTGCTCCAGCCCCTGGGACGTTTCGGATGGCTGGGGGCGTTCCTGTACATGGCTTGCGGTACACTGCGCCTGGCCCGTTTCAACGTCCAGGCCCAGAGGGTGGGGCAGAAGCACTTCACCGGGCTCCCTATCCCCGCGGCGGCAGGGATGGTCGCCATCACGGTCCTCCTCGTGGGAACCGAATCCCTCACGACCCCCGTCGTTGAGGCGGTATTTATTGTCGGGGCGTACGCGCTGGGGCTGCTCATGGTAAGCACGATCCCGTACCCCAGTCTCAAGCAGGTTGTGATCCCGCGCCGGAAGGCGTTCCAGGTCCTGGCCCTCATCGTGCTTTTCCTGGTCATCGCGGCCAACTACCCGGTGTACTTTATGTTCGGGTTCGGGATCTTCTACGTCGTTCTCGGCCCGCTGCTCGGGCCCTGGATCGTTCGGAAGCTCGGTTCGGGTGATGTCGAGGAACTGGAAACATTTACCATTGAGGATGAAGACATTCTCGAGGACTCTGGAGAGGAGGTGGTGACGCGCCATGGGTCTAAGCGAAAGTGACCTCAGGTTGAATGGCAGGGCCGGTCCGGAAGGCCGATGGAACAGACAGCGTGTTACCCTACGGAAGGAGAAGGAAAATGTCTGACAGGATCCTCGTTTTTGATACGACCTTGAGGGACGGAGAACAGTCGCCGGGAGCATCCATGAACCTGGAGGAGAAGGTCCAGGTGGCAAGGCAGCTCGAACGCATGAACGTCGACGTCATCGAAGCGGGGTTTCCCATCGCCTCGGAAGGTGACTTCGAGGCGGTCCGGGCCGTGGCAGGTGTCCTGAAAAAGACCGAGGTCGCCGGGCTCTGCCGGGCCAGCAAAAAGGACATCGACCGGGCGTGGGAAGCCCTCAGGGAGGCGAAAAAGCCCAGGATCCACACCTTCATCGCCACCTCGGACATCCACGTCAAGCGTAAGCTCATGAAGACCCACGACCAGGTGAGGCAGGC
This sequence is a window from bacterium. Protein-coding genes within it:
- a CDS encoding phosphatidylserine decarboxylase family protein, whose protein sequence is MTMPRVARIGVAFAAGPAAVSVLLLLSGLVVPGAVAGVVALAVLLFFRDPERIATVADGDLLSPADGRIVAVDTGEENRFLGAPALRISVFMSVFNVHVNRIPADGTVLSVRHVPGGFAMAHLDDVGVINERTEIHMEDEKGRQSLMVQVAGLVARRIICRLRAGDEVRRGERFGLICFGSRVDLYIPTEAIPNVKLGDRVTAGRTVLARLV
- the pssA gene encoding CDP-diacylglycerol--serine O-phosphatidyltransferase — encoded protein: MSMEKDRQARGRRAIYLLPNMITTMSLFSGFVSVISSLDGEYMRAALAIIIAGVFDALDGRIARLTRTSSLFGVQYDSLSDSFAFGAAPAVLMYTAVLQPLGRFGWLGAFLYMACGTLRLARFNVQAQRVGQKHFTGLPIPAAAGMVAITVLLVGTESLTTPVVEAVFIVGAYALGLLMVSTIPYPSLKQVVIPRRKAFQVLALIVLFLVIAANYPVYFMFGFGIFYVVLGPLLGPWIVRKLGSGDVEELETFTIEDEDILEDSGEEVVTRHGSKRK